The Deferribacterota bacterium DNA window TAGTTTTTTCTTTTATAAGGAGTGCCTTGGGAACCCAACAAATGCCACCTAATCAAATACTTATAGGTTTAGCCATATTCTTAACATTTTTTGTAATGGCCCCAGTATTTAATGAGATTAATGATAATGCGCTAGCGCCATATCTTCAGGAAGAAATAACTTTTAGAGAGGCCTTGATGAAAGCAAAACCACCACTTAGAGAGTTTTTATTACGTAATACTAGAAAAAAGGATATACTGTTATTTTTGGATATATCGAAGAGGGAAAGACCTGAAACTGCTGATGATATACCTGATATAGTGCTTGTGCCGGCATTTATAACAAGTGAATTGCAGACAGCTTTTGAGATGGGCTTTTTAATATTTTTACCTTTTTTGATAATAGATTTTGTTGTTGCAAGCGTACTATTATCTATGGGGATGATGATGTTGCCCCCTGTTATGATATCATTGCCATTTAAGGTACTTTTGTTTATACTTGTTAATGGCTGGGATTTAATAATTGGGTCTTTAGTAAAGAGTTTTTATTAATATGAGTGTTGATTTTGTAATAGGAATAGGTATAAAAACTTTGGAAATCACTGTTTTGATTGCTGCTCCTATGTTATTATTTGGCTTGTTGGCTGGGCTTA harbors:
- the fliP gene encoding flagellar type III secretion system pore protein FliP (The bacterial flagellar biogenesis protein FliP forms a type III secretion system (T3SS)-type pore required for flagellar assembly.), with product MPAFRFGIDRAENPSDVAITLQIIFLITILAIAPSILIMLTSFTRIIIVFSFIRSALGTQQMPPNQILIGLAIFLTFFVMAPVFNEINDNALAPYLQEEITFREALMKAKPPLREFLLRNTRKKDILLFLDISKRERPETADDIPDIVLVPAFITSELQTAFEMGFLIFLPFLIIDFVVASVLLSMGMMMLPPVMISLPFKVLLFILVNGWDLIIGSLVKSFY